From a single Sphingobium sp. genomic region:
- a CDS encoding beta-galactosidase, giving the protein MRLGVCYYPEHWPEDWWADDARRMADIGLTRVRIGEFAWSRIEPSLGRYDWAWLDRAVEVLHAAGLGIIMGTPTATPPKWLVDRMPDMIAYDADGRPRGFGSRRHYCFSHQGYRDEAARIVAAMADRYGDHSAVIAWQTDNEYGCHDSAVSYSPAARDAFRYWLAAKYGEIAVLNHAWGNVFWSMEYRSFAEIDLPNLTVTEANPSHWLDFRRFSSDQVASFNRMQVEILRDASPGRDIVHNFMGFFTQFDHHAVGRDLDVASWDSYPLGFLEQFWFSEGEKQAYLHQGHPDIAAFHHDLYRGCQREGRWWVMEQQPGPVNWARFNPAPLPGMVRLWTLEAMAHGAELVSYFRWRQAPFAQEQMHAGLLRPDRVDDRGAHEARQAAADIKVIGAVGPPPRSVALLFDYQSDWVTDIQPQGRGFSALRALFEYYSALRQLGLDVDIVAPDADLSGYAMVLIPCLPILPDGLVERLQGFAGPVLIGPRSGSKTADFTIPADLPPGGLQALLPIKVVRVESLRDGVVLDGDGFAVHRWMETVEGEVEPEIKLEDGRGILFRQGALRYLAAWPDAALLKQILTEMADEASVEVQHSPEGVRLRRAGKMRFAFNYASETVQLGHAPGRNFVLGDALLLPAGVAVWRED; this is encoded by the coding sequence ATGCGGCTGGGGGTTTGCTATTATCCCGAACATTGGCCCGAAGACTGGTGGGCCGATGATGCGCGGCGCATGGCTGATATCGGGCTAACTCGGGTACGGATCGGCGAATTCGCCTGGAGCCGGATTGAACCTAGCCTCGGGCGTTACGACTGGGCCTGGCTCGACCGTGCGGTGGAGGTTCTGCATGCTGCAGGTCTGGGCATCATCATGGGAACGCCGACGGCTACACCGCCCAAATGGTTGGTCGACCGGATGCCCGATATGATTGCGTACGATGCAGACGGGCGACCCCGTGGCTTCGGATCGCGGCGGCATTATTGCTTTTCGCACCAAGGCTATCGGGACGAAGCCGCGCGCATCGTTGCGGCCATGGCTGACCGTTATGGCGACCATTCGGCGGTTATCGCTTGGCAGACTGATAATGAATATGGCTGCCACGACAGCGCGGTCAGCTATTCTCCCGCCGCGCGCGATGCCTTTCGCTATTGGCTGGCCGCGAAATATGGCGAAATTGCCGTGCTGAACCATGCTTGGGGCAATGTCTTCTGGTCGATGGAATATCGCAGCTTTGCGGAAATTGATCTTCCAAACCTGACCGTGACCGAAGCCAACCCGTCGCACTGGCTCGATTTCCGGCGTTTTTCCTCGGATCAGGTTGCCAGCTTCAACCGGATGCAGGTCGAAATCCTGCGCGACGCGTCGCCGGGGCGCGACATAGTCCATAACTTCATGGGTTTCTTTACTCAGTTCGATCATCATGCCGTCGGCCGCGATCTTGATGTTGCCAGTTGGGACAGTTATCCCCTCGGCTTCCTTGAGCAGTTCTGGTTTTCGGAGGGAGAAAAGCAGGCATATCTGCACCAAGGCCATCCCGATATCGCCGCTTTCCATCATGATCTGTATCGCGGTTGCCAGCGAGAGGGTCGCTGGTGGGTGATGGAACAGCAGCCGGGCCCTGTGAATTGGGCGCGTTTCAATCCCGCGCCCCTGCCGGGAATGGTGCGGCTCTGGACGTTGGAAGCGATGGCGCATGGGGCCGAATTGGTCAGCTATTTTCGCTGGCGACAGGCACCCTTTGCGCAGGAACAGATGCACGCCGGCTTGCTGCGCCCCGATAGGGTCGACGATAGGGGCGCGCATGAAGCGCGGCAGGCAGCGGCCGATATCAAAGTCATCGGCGCGGTTGGCCCGCCGCCGCGATCAGTGGCGCTGCTTTTCGATTATCAGAGCGACTGGGTCACCGATATCCAGCCGCAGGGTCGGGGGTTCAGCGCGCTACGTGCTCTATTCGAATATTATTCGGCGCTGCGGCAATTGGGGCTGGATGTGGATATTGTCGCACCCGATGCGGATCTGTCGGGCTATGCCATGGTCCTCATCCCCTGCCTGCCGATCCTGCCCGATGGCCTGGTCGAGCGCCTGCAGGGTTTTGCCGGACCGGTGCTTATCGGCCCACGCAGTGGCAGCAAGACCGCCGACTTTACCATTCCAGCAGATTTGCCGCCGGGAGGATTGCAGGCGTTGCTGCCGATCAAGGTGGTGCGGGTCGAATCGCTGCGTGATGGCGTTGTGCTGGACGGAGATGGTTTTGCCGTACACCGCTGGATGGAAACGGTTGAGGGCGAGGTTGAGCCTGAGATCAAGCTGGAAGACGGCCGCGGTATCCTGTTTCGCCAAGGCGCGCTGCGTTATCTTGCAGCGTGGCCGGATGCAGCATTGCTCAAACAGATTCTCACCGAAATGGCAGATGAAGCCAGTGTGGAGGTTCAACATTCACCCGAAGGCGTGCGACTGCGCCGTGCGGGAAAGATGCGGTTTGCCTTCAACTATGCAAGTGAAACTGTGCAGTTGGGCCATGCGCCCGGCAGGAATTTCGTGCTGGGTGATGCTTTGCTGCTACCCGCAGGTGTCGCCGTCTGGCGCGAGGATTAG
- a CDS encoding SLC5 family protein: METGLPTGSMLQILIFVTLTVLVGVATWWKVKSTKKVHDGSGKDVFLAGGGLSWLFVAGSITLTNLSTDQLVGMNGNQMLLLAWWELAGFVGLMILAFVFVPVYYRNNCTTVTELLERRYNGRSIRTLISAIFLTGNVLIYLPAALYSGSLFMQSLFGTNIPLIAFAAGLAIISAAYTIFGGLKAVAVMDTYSGFGVLGLALLIVFLALAAVDFDIVSGVPMERLTMIGGPDSPIPWTTLFTGMLFIQIFYWSTNQNITQKAMAAPSVREAQKGVLVAAAIRVLIIPPIVVIPGVVAYKLFGDIGDAAYGRLVGEVLPGWLAGAFAAMVAAAVITTFSAVLNSTVALYSVDFHDQFIGKVKDHWKLGAGVSTVVTIAAVALVPVYENPQMIVDLPGEQSIINLLQQLNGLASMPILSAFIAGLLYRNVGASAAIVGVLWGVLFYGLYTFWWNPEGIITLHYIHFMVIVLLTSVLVALGYNRLVLGNRAQWIGLAEIRGRA, from the coding sequence ATGGAAACAGGCCTGCCGACCGGCAGCATGCTGCAGATCCTGATATTTGTAACGCTGACTGTGCTGGTCGGCGTTGCGACATGGTGGAAAGTCAAATCGACCAAAAAGGTGCACGACGGTAGCGGGAAGGATGTATTCCTTGCAGGCGGCGGGCTGAGCTGGCTTTTCGTTGCCGGATCGATCACGCTGACCAACCTTTCGACGGACCAGTTGGTCGGTATGAACGGCAACCAGATGCTGCTCCTCGCCTGGTGGGAACTGGCAGGCTTTGTTGGGCTGATGATCCTCGCCTTCGTTTTCGTCCCCGTTTATTATCGCAACAACTGCACCACGGTGACAGAACTGCTCGAGCGGCGCTATAACGGCCGCAGTATCCGAACATTGATTTCGGCGATCTTCCTGACGGGCAATGTGCTGATCTATCTGCCCGCTGCGCTTTATTCGGGCAGCCTGTTCATGCAATCGCTGTTCGGAACAAACATTCCGCTAATCGCCTTTGCCGCCGGGCTTGCGATCATAAGCGCCGCCTATACGATCTTTGGCGGGCTGAAGGCAGTAGCTGTAATGGACACTTATTCAGGCTTTGGCGTCTTGGGCCTTGCGCTGCTGATCGTGTTCCTTGCGCTGGCAGCGGTTGATTTCGATATTGTCAGCGGCGTTCCGATGGAACGGCTGACAATGATTGGCGGGCCGGACAGCCCGATCCCCTGGACCACGTTGTTTACCGGCATGTTGTTCATCCAGATATTCTACTGGTCAACAAACCAGAATATCACCCAGAAAGCCATGGCAGCGCCTTCGGTACGCGAGGCTCAAAAAGGCGTGCTTGTGGCGGCTGCCATCCGCGTTCTGATCATCCCGCCCATTGTCGTGATCCCCGGCGTCGTTGCCTATAAACTGTTCGGCGATATTGGCGACGCCGCTTATGGCAGGCTGGTTGGGGAAGTGCTGCCGGGATGGCTCGCAGGGGCCTTTGCCGCCATGGTGGCCGCTGCGGTGATCACCACGTTCAGCGCCGTGCTAAATTCCACCGTCGCGCTCTATTCGGTCGATTTCCACGACCAGTTCATTGGCAAGGTCAAGGATCACTGGAAACTGGGCGCAGGCGTTTCGACCGTGGTGACGATCGCTGCAGTGGCGCTGGTCCCTGTCTACGAGAACCCGCAAATGATCGTCGATCTTCCCGGAGAGCAAAGCATCATCAATCTGTTGCAGCAATTGAACGGGCTGGCGTCGATGCCAATCCTTTCCGCTTTCATCGCCGGATTGCTGTATCGCAATGTCGGCGCCAGTGCTGCAATCGTAGGCGTGCTTTGGGGCGTCTTATTCTACGGCCTATATACCTTCTGGTGGAACCCTGAAGGGATCATCACGCTGCACTATATCCATTTCATGGTGATCGTGCTGCTGACATCGGTGCTCGTCGCGCTGGGCTATAACCGGCTGGTGCTCGGCAACCGCGCCCAATGGATCGGCCTTGCTGAAATTCGCGGCCGGGCATAG
- a CDS encoding UDP-glucose--hexose-1-phosphate uridylyltransferase, producing MTDSPQTGSHRRFNPLTGRWVLVSPQRSLRPWLGQVDEPDNRESLSHDPSCYLCPGNARANGTVNPDYDGVWLFDNDFPALMADGGEAGGSDPLFRSEAVSGTCHVLCFSPDHSKTLPELPPAQLRAVIDCWAEQSAELGTRYRWVQLFENKGAMMGCSNPHPHGQIWASSHIPDEPAQEDATQRAYLDEQGRPMLLDLAEREAGGPRVVVQNEAWLAIVPWWATWPFETLLMPRFAVQRIEQLDNSARDLLAALLSELTARYDNLFRCSFPYSMGWHGAPYGNCDIAHWQLHAHFYPPLLRSANVRKFMVGYEMLAEAQRDLTAEQAAERLRELSPKHYRS from the coding sequence ATGACAGACAGCCCGCAGACCGGATCGCACCGCCGTTTCAATCCGCTGACCGGGCGATGGGTGCTGGTATCGCCGCAGCGCAGCCTGCGCCCATGGCTTGGACAGGTCGATGAACCCGATAACCGGGAAAGCCTGTCGCACGATCCGTCCTGCTATCTTTGCCCGGGGAATGCCCGCGCCAACGGCACGGTCAATCCCGACTATGATGGCGTGTGGCTGTTCGACAATGATTTCCCGGCATTGATGGCCGATGGCGGCGAAGCCGGCGGCAGCGACCCACTCTTCCGCAGCGAAGCCGTTTCGGGCACTTGCCACGTCCTGTGCTTCTCACCCGATCATTCCAAAACGCTACCCGAATTGCCGCCGGCGCAATTGCGCGCGGTGATCGATTGCTGGGCAGAGCAGAGCGCCGAACTGGGCACGCGATATCGCTGGGTGCAATTGTTCGAAAACAAGGGTGCGATGATGGGCTGTTCCAACCCGCATCCACATGGACAGATCTGGGCAAGCAGCCATATACCCGACGAACCCGCTCAGGAAGACGCCACGCAGCGCGCCTATCTTGACGAACAGGGACGACCGATGCTGCTCGACCTTGCCGAACGTGAAGCCGGCGGACCAAGGGTTGTGGTGCAGAACGAAGCTTGGTTGGCCATCGTCCCCTGGTGGGCGACCTGGCCGTTCGAGACATTACTGATGCCGCGATTTGCCGTGCAGCGGATCGAGCAACTCGATAATAGTGCACGTGACTTATTGGCTGCGCTCCTTTCCGAGCTTACCGCGCGTTACGACAATCTGTTCCGCTGTTCCTTCCCATATTCGATGGGCTGGCATGGCGCGCCTTATGGCAACTGCGATATCGCGCACTGGCAACTGCACGCGCATTTCTATCCACCGCTGCTGCGCTCTGCAAATGTGCGCAAATTCATGGTCGGTTATGAAATGCTGGCAGAGGCGCAGCGCGATCTGACCGCGGAACAGGCGGCCGAACGGTTGCGCGAACTATCGCCCAAGCACTACCGCTCATGA